In one window of Methanosarcina vacuolata Z-761 DNA:
- a CDS encoding RNA-guided pseudouridylation complex pseudouridine synthase subunit Cbf5: MSPAGKLPSETERTLVRKSGAWTNPSYGSYPEKRPILEYIEKGVVNIDKPKGPTSHEVAAWVKAILGVGTAGHAGSLDPKVTGLLPALLGKATKAVPALRLSGKEYVCLLKLHKEMPQKLVRKVCEEFTGPIYQMPPIKSAVKRVVRVRTIYYLEVLEIEGSFVLFRVGCEAGTYIRKLCHDIGLALGCGGHMQELRRTKAGPFTEETLVTLQDLKDAYVFWKEDRDESEIRRVIMPMETAVSHLPKIILRDSAVDAVCSGATLAVPGITSLDANLKKGELTALFTLKGELVALAKAEMSTEELLKASTGLAATPVRIMMETGTYPRGWNKKE, translated from the coding sequence ATGTCACCTGCTGGCAAATTGCCGTCCGAAACTGAAAGAACTCTGGTCCGGAAATCCGGCGCCTGGACAAACCCCTCTTACGGTTCTTACCCTGAAAAGCGCCCTATTCTCGAATATATCGAGAAAGGGGTTGTAAATATTGATAAACCAAAGGGGCCGACAAGCCACGAGGTTGCAGCCTGGGTAAAAGCTATTCTGGGCGTAGGTACGGCAGGGCATGCAGGCTCACTTGATCCCAAGGTTACAGGGCTTTTGCCCGCCTTACTTGGAAAGGCTACAAAGGCGGTCCCTGCTCTGCGTCTTTCTGGAAAGGAATACGTCTGTCTCTTGAAGCTTCATAAGGAAATGCCTCAAAAACTAGTCAGGAAGGTCTGTGAGGAATTTACTGGCCCTATCTACCAGATGCCTCCTATCAAATCAGCTGTCAAACGCGTTGTCAGGGTAAGGACGATCTATTACCTTGAAGTGCTTGAAATTGAAGGGAGTTTTGTGCTCTTTCGTGTAGGATGCGAAGCCGGTACTTACATCAGGAAACTTTGCCATGATATTGGGCTTGCTCTTGGTTGCGGCGGACATATGCAGGAACTCAGAAGGACAAAAGCAGGCCCGTTTACCGAGGAAACACTTGTCACTCTCCAGGATCTCAAAGATGCATATGTATTCTGGAAGGAAGACAGGGATGAGTCCGAAATCCGGCGTGTAATCATGCCAATGGAAACGGCTGTATCTCACCTTCCCAAAATTATCCTGCGGGACAGTGCAGTAGATGCAGTCTGTTCAGGAGCTACTCTGGCAGTTCCGGGCATAACAAGCCTAGATGCAAACCTTAAGAAAGGAGAGCTTACAGCGTTGTTTACTCTTAAAGGTGAGCTTGTTGCCCTTGCAAAGGCTGAAATGAGTACAGAAGAGCTCCTCAAAGCTTCGACCGGACTTGCAGCTACCCCGGTCCGGATTATGATGGAGACGGGAACTTATCCAAGAGGTTGGAATAAAAAGGAGTAG